Within the Fusarium musae strain F31 chromosome 11, whole genome shotgun sequence genome, the region GAGCACGGCGAAAGGTTCAGTTGATATCTGTATAAATCGCACACAGATTCCCTGTAGTTAAGATACTTGAATTTTTCTGTCAAGTACTTTCTGATCTTTCGCttgccatcatggctgactCCAAGCCAACGGTCTACGTCTTGGACCCCTACCATCCAGACGCCATCGCAGTGCTGCAGCAATCATCCGACATCAATGTTGTCCTCCCAACAGATCCAAAAAAGGTCCAATATGTTGAGAACGCCAATGCAGTTATGCTCCGCAGCGAGACTCGTCTTGGTGCAGATGAACTATCCAAATGCAAGAAGCTGAAATACATCGTCAAGCAAGGCGTTGGCGTCGACAACATCGATCTCAAAGCAGCTGCTACAACGGGTATCAAAGTGTACAACACTCCCGGCTTGAATGGAGAAGCAGTTGCTGAGCTTACACTGGCTTTGGCACTGACTATTTCTCGGCGTGTCGCTGAGATTGATCGTCGAACGAGAAATGGGGAGGTTATCGTGAGGAGTCAGACACTAGGGAAGAGCTTGTTCAAGAAGACCTTGGGAGTTATTGGGATGGGGAACATTGGACTCGCTGTTGCCCAGAAATGGGTTGGAGCTATGGAGGGCAGTATCGTCGCTTATGATCCATTTTCAGATGGGAAACAGTGGCTCAGCACCTTCGGGGAGAGCAGGTTTCGCCAGGTATCAAAGCTACATGATCTTTTGAGCGCATCGGATGTCGTAACTCTTCATCTACCTCTTACCAAAGACACCgagaacatcatctcaaccgCAGAGTTTGCCGCTATGAGAGATGGTGCAATTCTGCTCAATTGCGCTCGGGGAGGCatcgttgacgaggatgcATTGTTGACTTCACTGAAAAGCGGAAAGTTATTTGGCGCTGGTCTTGATGCCATGGTGGTTGAGCCTCCGACTATTGAGGCATACCCAGAGTTGCTGGCGTTGCCGAACGTTGTCTTGACGCCGCATGTTGGTGCTTCGACGGTTGAGAATCAGAGTCAAAGTGGGATGGCGGTTGC harbors:
- a CDS encoding hypothetical protein (EggNog:ENOG41) — encoded protein: MADSKPTVYVLDPYHPDAIAVLQQSSDINVVLPTDPKKVQYVENANAVMLRSETRLGADELSKCKKLKYIVKQGVGVDNIDLKAAATTGIKVYNTPGLNGEAVAELTLALALTISRRVAEIDRRTRNGEVIVRSQTLGKSLFKKTLGVIGMGNIGLAVAQKWVGAMEGSIVAYDPFSDGKQWLSTFGESRFRQVSKLHDLLSASDVVTLHLPLTKDTENIISTAEFAAMRDGAILLNCARGGIVDEDALLTSLKSGKLFGAGLDAMVVEPPTIEAYPELLALPNVVLTPHVGASTVENQSQSGMAVADITMALLRGEEKGNRVA